A region from the Arthrobacter roseus genome encodes:
- a CDS encoding S8 family peptidase: MKDPEKITKRGSGLRKAVVLAAGIPLLFGSVTAAPAAVGAPAGNSAVTQQKAPHINPKDYPDGRYIVVLKAEPVATYDGGVAGIAATKPAKGKKLDADAPNVQKYQKHLTNEQKKVATTKDVTIESSFTAAVNGFSAELSSEKAVELAKDPKVLMVAPDTENAPTYSSIDYLGLTGGQGTWKKEFDGRKNAGKGVVVGIIDTGYSPDNAFFTGKKVKPLEGNQQPKVGQPYRDADGNIAMLKADGETFVGECQVGEDFDGSACNSKVLSAQYFADTFIQYVPQENRAPQERLSPVDVASHGTHTASTSAGNARVEQTIGDRSFGESSGVAPEAKLSIYKTCWEDTDPNTGGCYSSATIAAVNKAILDGVDVLNYSISGSTTTTTDPVSLAFLSATSAGIFVAASAGNSGPTAGTVNHGAPWVTTVAASTFSHALQGTAEFADGTKFRGASIMGASVPQSPVALSADVDAEGQDGSLCATNTLDPEKVAGKVIVCDRGVVARTDKSAEVDRAGGVGMILVNLTDSSMDTDQHAVPTVHVNAPQSLALKEKVAANPGITVSLVPQDTTGEPLPPVPQVAGFSSRGPLQAVESDLLKPDISAPGVAVLAGVSPIGSGGENFGFMSGTSMASPHVAGLGALILGSQPLWSPAVVKSAMMTTAGDLVTADGTKDGDVFATGAGEIKPADVMAPGLVYDAGVNDYLKFIQGTGLDLGIPNLGKTAARDMNVPSFALGNLAGKITVTRTVTALTPGLYRATANVPGVNVTVKPSVLNFTTAGEKRTFKVTFENNNAALGEFAMGSLAWQGSGKTVTSPVAVRPQGIVAPDSAAFSGVADGSGTISVTSGTNSPIDVALEGLSKADSTDIALVPGSVAFETNDSNYLKEVTVPEGSPLAKFSLLSSDDAADFDLFIINPNGQLQQVATASASESVTVENPIPGKYTLVANLYASPNGAKTAASLDAAILGADEGNAVVSPDPLTLSNGQKGELTLTWKGLEAGSYVGRVTYEGSEQETFVTVVVTGTSSGLPALELPELNPVDKLPTGPRESITPTSGV, encoded by the coding sequence GTGAAAGATCCGGAAAAGATCACCAAACGGGGGAGCGGTTTGCGTAAAGCCGTTGTCCTCGCAGCGGGAATCCCGCTGCTGTTTGGTTCAGTAACGGCAGCACCCGCAGCGGTGGGTGCACCGGCGGGTAACAGTGCAGTTACTCAGCAGAAGGCGCCACACATCAATCCGAAGGACTATCCTGACGGTCGCTACATTGTGGTGTTGAAGGCAGAGCCAGTTGCTACCTACGACGGCGGTGTAGCCGGAATCGCGGCTACCAAACCTGCCAAGGGGAAGAAGCTGGACGCGGACGCGCCAAACGTACAGAAGTATCAGAAGCACCTGACAAATGAGCAGAAGAAGGTCGCGACGACCAAAGATGTCACGATCGAGAGTTCCTTCACGGCGGCAGTCAACGGGTTCAGCGCGGAGCTGTCCAGCGAGAAGGCGGTGGAGCTAGCCAAGGACCCCAAGGTTCTGATGGTTGCTCCAGATACTGAGAATGCACCCACCTACTCGAGCATCGATTACCTGGGTCTTACGGGCGGCCAGGGCACGTGGAAGAAGGAGTTCGACGGACGAAAGAACGCCGGGAAGGGCGTCGTCGTCGGCATCATCGACACCGGTTACTCACCGGACAATGCCTTCTTCACGGGCAAGAAGGTCAAGCCGCTCGAGGGCAACCAGCAGCCGAAGGTCGGGCAGCCGTACCGGGACGCGGATGGCAACATCGCCATGCTCAAAGCCGACGGCGAGACGTTCGTGGGCGAATGCCAGGTTGGCGAGGATTTTGACGGCAGCGCGTGTAACTCGAAGGTTCTCTCAGCACAGTACTTCGCGGACACCTTTATCCAGTATGTCCCTCAAGAGAACCGGGCACCCCAAGAGCGGCTCTCACCGGTAGACGTGGCTAGCCACGGAACGCATACCGCCAGCACGTCAGCCGGTAATGCCCGTGTCGAGCAGACCATTGGGGACCGCAGTTTCGGTGAGTCCTCCGGCGTCGCTCCGGAGGCCAAGCTATCCATCTACAAGACCTGCTGGGAAGACACTGACCCGAACACAGGCGGTTGCTATTCCTCGGCAACCATTGCGGCAGTTAACAAAGCCATCCTGGATGGCGTGGATGTACTGAACTACTCCATCTCTGGAAGTACAACCACCACCACTGACCCGGTCTCGTTGGCGTTCCTGTCCGCGACTTCTGCTGGCATCTTTGTTGCCGCATCGGCTGGTAACTCCGGTCCAACAGCAGGAACCGTCAACCACGGCGCACCATGGGTGACCACGGTAGCGGCGAGCACGTTCAGCCATGCTCTTCAGGGAACAGCTGAATTCGCGGACGGCACCAAGTTCCGTGGCGCAAGCATCATGGGTGCTTCGGTACCGCAGAGTCCCGTTGCACTGTCCGCGGACGTGGACGCGGAGGGTCAGGACGGCTCCCTCTGTGCGACAAACACGCTGGACCCGGAAAAGGTGGCTGGCAAGGTTATTGTCTGTGACCGCGGAGTTGTAGCGCGCACCGACAAGAGCGCTGAAGTTGATCGTGCCGGCGGCGTCGGCATGATCCTTGTCAACCTCACCGACTCCTCCATGGATACTGATCAGCATGCGGTTCCAACGGTTCATGTCAACGCTCCGCAGAGCCTGGCGCTCAAGGAGAAGGTTGCTGCGAACCCCGGGATCACGGTGAGCCTGGTTCCCCAGGACACCACTGGCGAACCACTGCCTCCCGTTCCACAGGTGGCCGGGTTCTCATCCCGTGGCCCACTGCAGGCAGTAGAATCTGATTTGCTGAAGCCGGACATTTCGGCTCCTGGCGTTGCCGTGCTCGCTGGTGTTTCGCCCATCGGTTCCGGGGGAGAGAACTTCGGTTTCATGTCCGGAACCTCAATGGCGTCACCGCATGTTGCCGGCCTTGGTGCACTCATCCTTGGATCGCAGCCCCTGTGGTCGCCCGCGGTCGTCAAGTCCGCCATGATGACTACCGCTGGCGACCTGGTCACTGCGGATGGTACGAAGGACGGCGACGTGTTCGCCACCGGTGCCGGTGAAATAAAGCCGGCCGATGTTATGGCACCCGGACTGGTTTACGACGCCGGAGTCAACGACTACCTGAAGTTCATCCAGGGCACCGGATTGGACCTTGGGATTCCGAACCTCGGTAAAACCGCTGCTCGGGACATGAATGTTCCCTCGTTCGCACTGGGGAATCTGGCTGGCAAGATCACCGTGACTCGAACCGTCACCGCACTGACCCCGGGCTTGTACCGGGCAACAGCAAACGTGCCGGGCGTGAATGTCACTGTAAAGCCCTCCGTTCTCAACTTCACCACTGCCGGTGAGAAGCGCACCTTCAAGGTGACGTTTGAGAACAACAATGCGGCACTTGGCGAGTTCGCCATGGGTTCGCTGGCTTGGCAGGGCTCGGGCAAGACAGTGACCTCACCGGTCGCCGTCCGGCCTCAGGGAATTGTCGCTCCAGACAGTGCAGCATTCTCCGGTGTAGCTGATGGTAGTGGGACAATTTCGGTGACATCCGGCACCAACAGCCCGATCGACGTCGCATTGGAAGGGCTTTCCAAGGCCGATTCAACCGACATTGCGCTTGTGCCGGGTTCAGTGGCTTTTGAGACCAACGACTCCAATTACCTCAAGGAGGTAACGGTTCCGGAGGGATCACCGCTGGCGAAGTTCTCGCTACTGTCCAGCGATGACGCCGCGGACTTCGACCTATTCATCATTAACCCGAACGGTCAGTTGCAGCAGGTTGCCACAGCGTCCGCCAGCGAATCGGTGACCGTAGAGAATCCGATTCCGGGCAAGTACACGCTCGTGGCCAACCTTTACGCAAGCCCCAATGGCGCCAAGACGGCGGCAAGCCTCGACGCGGCAATCCTGGGCGCCGATGAAGGAAATGCGGTTGTCAGTCCGGATCCCCTCACACTGTCTAACGGTCAAAAGGGTGAGCTGACGCTGACGTGGAAGGGATTGGAAGCGGGCTCCTACGTTGGTCGGGTCACCTACGAAGGTTCCGAACAGGAAACGTTCGTGACGGTTGTTGTGACTGGCACGTCGTCGGGCCTTCCGGCACTTGAGCTTCCGGAATTGAACCCGGTAGACAAGCTACCTACGGGACCGCGTGAGTCGATCACGCCGACGTCGGGTGTCTAG
- a CDS encoding helix-turn-helix domain-containing protein produces the protein MYHVQQVDSFSAWRKLISNTFVPLEAKPVRTGPFSGRLSGRQLHDVGIMRLEAGPQTVSRSPELIARGGVGHYKLSLQLSGHALLLQDGREAVLQPGDVAIYDTQRPYTLTFDDSFETLVLMFPQHLLGLPSDDVSDLTAVRMGKGNRLAESVAPFVASIATQLPELRSPIGHRLALNIVDLLSTMLADEIYSQPDQNIDNHGRMLSRIQHHIEANLADPTLGPDAIARTHHIATRTLHKIFSESALTVAGWIRERRMEHCRRDLVDPLYEHVLVGEIGARWGLPDGAHFSRVFRTTYGLSPSQYRRSPAALAG, from the coding sequence ATGTATCACGTTCAACAGGTTGATTCGTTTTCCGCTTGGAGAAAGTTGATTTCGAATACTTTCGTGCCGTTGGAAGCAAAGCCTGTGCGAACAGGGCCTTTCAGCGGACGGCTCAGTGGGCGGCAACTGCACGATGTGGGCATCATGCGTTTGGAAGCCGGCCCCCAGACGGTGTCCCGCTCTCCCGAACTCATTGCTCGAGGCGGGGTGGGCCACTACAAGTTGAGCTTGCAGCTCTCGGGGCACGCTCTGCTCCTGCAGGATGGCCGGGAAGCGGTGCTGCAGCCCGGTGATGTGGCTATCTACGACACCCAACGTCCCTACACGCTGACCTTCGATGACAGCTTCGAGACCCTGGTTTTGATGTTCCCGCAGCATCTGCTCGGTCTTCCATCGGACGACGTTTCGGATCTCACCGCGGTTCGCATGGGCAAGGGCAACCGTCTCGCCGAATCCGTTGCACCATTTGTGGCGAGCATCGCTACACAGTTACCGGAACTCAGAAGCCCGATCGGGCACCGGCTGGCATTGAATATTGTCGACTTGCTCTCCACTATGCTGGCCGACGAAATCTACTCACAGCCGGACCAAAATATCGATAACCACGGACGCATGCTCTCCCGGATTCAGCACCACATCGAGGCGAACCTTGCAGACCCGACACTTGGGCCAGACGCCATAGCGAGGACCCACCACATCGCCACCCGTACCTTGCACAAGATTTTTTCGGAGTCGGCGCTGACGGTCGCGGGGTGGATCCGCGAGCGTCGCATGGAGCACTGTCGCAGGGATCTGGTCGACCCACTTTACGAACATGTTCTAGTAGGAGAGATCGGAGCTCGTTGGGGCCTGCCCGACGGCGCCCACTTCAGCCGCGTCTTCCGAACCACCTACGGGCTCTCCCCCAGCCAGTATCGGCGAAGCCCGGCCGCATTGGCGGGTTAG
- a CDS encoding aldehyde dehydrogenase family protein: MSTDTIKTFATADDLLALIQPSSGGRVINDPATGEKVGRAPEHSVGDLNSAIEAARAAQEGWAALGHEARIVALNNAADAVEASAEALAVLLSREQGKPLNGPNARFEVGACAAWLRATASFELEPEVLVDDEGGRAELHYRPLGVVGAIGPWNWPMMISVWQLAPALRMGNTVVLKPSEYTPLSVLALVHVINTALPENALQVVSGGRDVGEAMTAHEQIDKIMFTGSTSTGKAIIRSSADTVKRITLELGGNDAGIVLPDADPKAMAQDLFWGAFINTGQTCAALKRLYVHEDIYDSVCEALVEVAGQMPMGVGLDENNVLGPLQNEAQFNIVSSLVQEAKDSGARVLVGGNPDAEQPGFFYPTTLVADIDNANPLVTQEQFGPALPIIKYSTIDEAIEMANGLDVGLGASVWSSDKAQAREVAARIEAGTVWINKHGAVDPRVPFGGTKQSGYGLEFGVEGLKHLGQPQVISY, encoded by the coding sequence ATGTCCACCGACACCATCAAGACCTTCGCCACTGCCGACGATCTCCTGGCGCTCATCCAGCCGTCTTCCGGCGGACGCGTCATCAATGATCCCGCTACCGGCGAAAAGGTGGGCCGCGCGCCGGAGCACAGTGTCGGCGATCTCAACTCCGCCATTGAGGCTGCCCGTGCGGCTCAAGAGGGCTGGGCTGCGCTTGGTCATGAAGCCCGCATCGTTGCGTTGAACAACGCAGCCGACGCCGTTGAGGCTAGCGCCGAAGCTCTGGCGGTGCTCCTGTCCAGGGAGCAGGGCAAGCCGCTGAACGGACCCAATGCTCGTTTCGAAGTCGGTGCATGCGCGGCTTGGCTGCGCGCCACTGCTAGCTTCGAATTGGAGCCCGAGGTGCTGGTGGATGACGAAGGGGGCCGAGCCGAGCTGCACTACCGCCCTCTGGGAGTAGTCGGTGCCATTGGGCCGTGGAACTGGCCCATGATGATCTCCGTGTGGCAGCTGGCACCGGCCCTGCGCATGGGCAATACCGTGGTCCTCAAGCCCTCTGAATACACTCCGCTCTCCGTACTCGCCCTCGTCCATGTCATCAACACTGCCCTGCCGGAGAATGCGCTGCAGGTGGTTTCCGGCGGTCGCGACGTTGGAGAGGCAATGACCGCCCACGAGCAGATCGACAAGATCATGTTCACCGGGTCCACTAGCACTGGTAAGGCGATCATCCGTTCCAGTGCGGACACAGTCAAACGCATCACCTTGGAACTTGGCGGCAATGATGCCGGCATCGTCCTGCCTGATGCCGATCCGAAAGCCATGGCTCAGGACCTTTTCTGGGGCGCGTTCATCAATACCGGTCAGACCTGTGCCGCGCTTAAACGTCTCTACGTGCATGAAGACATCTACGACTCCGTCTGCGAGGCGTTGGTCGAGGTTGCAGGCCAGATGCCCATGGGAGTGGGGCTGGACGAAAACAACGTCCTCGGCCCGCTGCAGAACGAGGCGCAGTTCAACATTGTGTCCTCGTTGGTACAAGAAGCGAAGGATTCCGGGGCCCGAGTCTTGGTGGGCGGAAATCCGGATGCCGAGCAGCCCGGGTTCTTCTACCCAACCACTCTGGTTGCGGACATTGACAATGCGAACCCGCTGGTGACTCAGGAGCAGTTCGGACCTGCCCTGCCGATCATCAAATACTCGACCATCGATGAGGCCATCGAGATGGCAAACGGGCTGGACGTGGGCCTCGGCGCCTCGGTCTGGTCTAGCGACAAGGCCCAAGCGCGCGAGGTTGCCGCCCGCATTGAGGCCGGCACGGTGTGGATCAACAAGCATGGCGCCGTGGACCCCCGGGTCCCCTTCGGCGGCACTAAGCAGTCCGGGTATGGCCTCGAATTCGGCGTCGAGGGCCTGAAGCACCTGGGCCAGCCACAGGTCATCAGCTACTAG
- a CDS encoding GMC family oxidoreductase: MELDYLVIGAGSAGNVIARRLLDAGKRVAVLEAGDQDTNPHIAKLYTLGLIWHSEQDWDYYTTEQAGCAGRRIHLPRGKVMGGSHALNATIWVRGDRWDYETWEKEGCAGWGWGDVLPVYKAIENFDGGSSETRGDAGLLDVVQDFARNPIQEDMLAGAVEAGIPLNEDYNSGDVAGVSRMQLNVRDGDRFNTWQAYLKPVVDHPNLTLLTGAHVRRLLIQEGHVAGVEFDHEGRRQTLHAGETILAAGAINSPELLLRSGIGPVEELRAAGIEPVHDLPGVGKNLQDHLLSPVIFSTKAKPVPMGDVAPAEVHFFAKSRPELPVVDTQPIFFSVPMYSQDYGSGEMTGPDNAFSMLGGLVRPKSRGEITLSGPNEEDPLRIDLGALSEQADVDALVASVRQCREIGRTHALAGWEPEELYPGPDISDDELEQYVRESVVTYHHQVGTCKMGVDAMAVVDPSTFKVHGLSGVRIADASIMPLVTTGNTNAPSVMIGERAAAVLVGTSV, from the coding sequence ATGGAACTTGATTACCTTGTGATTGGCGCTGGCTCAGCTGGCAACGTCATTGCCCGCCGACTGCTGGACGCGGGCAAGCGCGTTGCTGTCCTCGAAGCTGGCGACCAAGACACCAATCCCCACATCGCCAAGCTCTACACCCTGGGCCTGATCTGGCACAGCGAACAGGACTGGGACTACTACACCACTGAGCAGGCCGGGTGCGCCGGGCGACGCATCCATTTGCCGCGTGGCAAGGTCATGGGCGGCTCTCACGCGCTCAACGCCACCATTTGGGTGCGCGGGGACCGGTGGGATTACGAAACCTGGGAAAAGGAAGGCTGCGCCGGTTGGGGGTGGGGCGACGTCCTGCCCGTCTACAAGGCCATCGAGAACTTTGACGGCGGATCCTCGGAAACGCGTGGCGATGCAGGATTGCTGGATGTCGTCCAGGACTTTGCGCGCAATCCGATCCAGGAAGACATGCTGGCCGGCGCGGTAGAAGCCGGGATTCCACTGAATGAGGACTACAATTCCGGTGACGTGGCGGGCGTTTCCCGCATGCAACTCAATGTCCGCGACGGCGACCGCTTCAACACCTGGCAGGCCTACCTAAAGCCGGTGGTAGACCACCCAAACCTGACCTTGCTCACCGGCGCCCACGTGCGTCGTCTGCTCATTCAGGAGGGCCACGTGGCGGGAGTCGAGTTTGACCATGAAGGACGGAGACAGACGCTGCACGCGGGGGAGACCATCCTGGCGGCCGGGGCCATCAACTCGCCTGAACTCCTGCTGCGTTCAGGCATCGGCCCGGTCGAGGAACTGCGTGCGGCCGGCATTGAGCCAGTGCATGACCTACCCGGTGTAGGCAAGAACCTCCAGGACCACCTGCTCTCTCCTGTTATCTTCTCCACCAAGGCCAAGCCGGTCCCGATGGGCGATGTTGCCCCGGCAGAGGTGCACTTCTTTGCCAAGAGCCGCCCAGAACTTCCCGTGGTGGACACCCAACCGATCTTCTTCTCGGTTCCCATGTATTCGCAGGACTATGGCTCAGGCGAGATGACCGGACCGGACAACGCTTTCTCCATGCTTGGCGGTTTGGTCAGACCAAAGAGCCGCGGGGAAATCACGCTCAGCGGCCCGAACGAGGAAGATCCACTTCGGATTGATCTGGGCGCGCTCTCGGAACAAGCTGATGTTGATGCTCTGGTGGCTTCAGTCCGCCAGTGCCGCGAGATCGGCCGTACCCATGCTCTGGCCGGCTGGGAACCCGAGGAACTATATCCAGGTCCCGACATTTCCGACGACGAACTGGAACAGTACGTGCGCGAATCTGTGGTGACCTATCACCATCAGGTTGGTACCTGCAAAATGGGCGTTGACGCAATGGCTGTCGTTGACCCGAGCACGTTCAAGGTCCACGGCCTGTCGGGTGTGCGCATTGCGGATGCGTCGATCATGCCATTGGTGACCACTGGAAATACCAATGCCCCCTCGGTGATGATTGGAGAACGAGCCGCCGCGGTGCTCGTTGGTACCTCGGTTTAG
- a CDS encoding aspartate kinase, which yields MSLIVQKFGGSSVSDAEGIKRVATRIVDTQAAGNQVVVVVSAMGDSTDELLDLAEQVTLYPEELSPEADGLVSSAREMDMLLSAGERISMALLAMAIHRRGASAQSFTGSQAGMFTDSIHGRARIIDVSPHRIRTAIEKGDVAIVAGFQGMSRDSKDITTLGRGGSDTTAVALAAALGADVCEIYTDVDGVYTADPRVVPAARKIDLISSEEMLELAASGAKILHLRCVEYARRFGVPLHVRSSFSHNEGTWVIPDPDTSITIQEGEPLEQPIISGVAHDRSEAKVTVIGVPDIPGKAAEIFNIMAGAHANIDMIVQNISTHGSGRTDISFTLPIVDGKEALAALKAAQSAVGFESIEYNEHIGKLSLIGAGMRSNPGVSARFFKALSDTGVNIDLISTSEIRISVVTAEDKLDAAVRAVHHAFDLDAGSKATVYGGTGR from the coding sequence ATGAGTTTGATTGTCCAGAAGTTCGGTGGTTCGTCCGTGTCCGATGCTGAGGGCATCAAACGCGTCGCGACCCGCATTGTGGACACTCAGGCCGCGGGCAATCAGGTGGTTGTCGTGGTCTCTGCCATGGGCGACAGCACGGATGAGTTGCTGGATCTGGCCGAGCAGGTCACCCTGTATCCGGAAGAATTATCACCAGAAGCCGATGGTCTGGTGTCCAGTGCCCGCGAGATGGATATGCTCCTCAGCGCCGGTGAGCGAATCTCGATGGCGTTGCTGGCGATGGCCATTCATCGTCGGGGTGCTTCCGCGCAATCGTTCACGGGCAGCCAAGCCGGTATGTTCACGGATTCCATTCATGGTCGAGCACGAATTATTGATGTCTCACCGCACCGTATCCGCACGGCCATCGAGAAGGGCGACGTTGCCATTGTTGCCGGCTTCCAGGGCATGAGCCGGGACAGCAAGGACATCACCACGCTTGGGCGAGGTGGCTCGGACACGACGGCGGTTGCTCTCGCAGCGGCGTTGGGCGCCGATGTGTGTGAGATCTACACCGACGTCGACGGCGTCTACACCGCAGATCCCCGGGTGGTCCCAGCGGCCAGAAAGATCGACCTGATCTCGAGTGAGGAAATGTTGGAACTCGCCGCATCTGGGGCCAAGATCCTGCATCTGCGGTGTGTGGAGTACGCACGCCGGTTTGGGGTGCCGTTGCATGTCCGCTCGTCATTCAGTCACAACGAAGGCACCTGGGTCATACCCGATCCGGATACGTCCATCACCATTCAAGAGGGAGAACCCTTGGAACAGCCCATCATTTCCGGTGTAGCCCACGACCGATCCGAGGCGAAGGTCACCGTGATTGGTGTCCCCGACATTCCCGGCAAGGCCGCAGAGATCTTCAACATCATGGCTGGCGCTCACGCCAATATCGACATGATCGTCCAGAACATCTCCACGCACGGCTCCGGCCGGACAGACATCTCCTTCACCCTGCCCATAGTGGACGGCAAGGAGGCACTGGCCGCGTTGAAAGCGGCTCAGTCCGCCGTCGGCTTTGAGTCCATTGAATACAACGAGCACATTGGCAAGCTGTCCCTCATCGGGGCAGGCATGCGCTCAAATCCGGGTGTCTCAGCGCGCTTCTTCAAAGCCCTCAGCGATACAGGGGTCAATATTGACCTCATCTCGACATCAGAGATTCGCATTTCTGTGGTCACCGCCGAAGATAAGCTCGACGCCGCAGTACGCGCGGTCCACCACGCTTTTGACCTCGATGCGGGATCGAAAGCAACTGTCTACGGCGGCACCGGCAGGTAG
- the recR gene encoding recombination mediator RecR: MYEGAVQELIDELGRLPGVGPKSAQRIAFYILEAEGEDMVRLSEAITTVKERVKFCSICGNITEQETCNICRDERRDPSIVCVVEESKDVMAVERTRSFRGRYHVLGGAINPIAGIGPDQLRIRELLSRLSDDRIQEIIIATDPNLEGEATATYLVRMLQTIGIKVTRLASGLPVGGDLEYADEITLGRAFEGRRTLS; this comes from the coding sequence GTGTACGAGGGTGCGGTTCAGGAACTGATCGACGAGTTGGGCAGGCTGCCCGGCGTCGGGCCCAAATCCGCGCAGCGCATTGCGTTTTACATTCTTGAAGCCGAGGGCGAAGACATGGTCCGCCTCTCAGAGGCCATCACCACCGTCAAGGAACGCGTTAAATTCTGCAGCATCTGTGGCAATATCACCGAACAGGAAACCTGCAACATCTGCAGGGATGAGCGGCGTGACCCTTCCATTGTCTGCGTTGTTGAGGAATCAAAGGACGTCATGGCCGTGGAGCGCACGCGTTCCTTCCGTGGCCGCTACCACGTGCTCGGCGGGGCCATCAATCCCATTGCCGGTATTGGGCCTGACCAACTGCGCATCAGGGAACTTCTCAGCCGACTATCCGATGACAGAATTCAGGAAATCATCATCGCAACGGACCCAAATCTTGAGGGCGAAGCAACTGCCACCTATTTGGTTCGCATGCTGCAGACAATCGGCATCAAGGTCACCCGGTTGGCGTCAGGGCTTCCCGTTGGCGGGGACCTTGAGTACGCGGACGAGATCACGCTCGGGAGGGCTTTCGAGGGACGCCGAACGCTTAGCTGA